One stretch of Lachnospiraceae bacterium oral taxon 096 DNA includes these proteins:
- the secA gene encoding preprotein translocase subunit SecA: MNLIEKIFGTHSDHELKKIRPIVDKIIAMQPQMAALSDEELKAQTPKLKERLANGETLDDILPEAFATVREAAKRSVGMEHYPVQLIGGIVLHQGRIAEMRTGEGKTLVSTCPAYLNALAGKGVHIVTVNDYLAKRDAEWMGDIHRYLGLTVGVVLNDMTSEQRKAAYNCDITYVTNNELGFDYLRDNMALYKEQQVLRDLDYAIIDEVDSVLIDEARTPLIISGQSSKSTKLYEACDILARQLERGEASGEFTKMNAIMGEDIEETGDYVVNEKDKVVNLTLDGIKKVEKFFNIENLADADNLEIQHNIILALRAHSLMHRDKDYVVKDGEVLIVDEFTGRIMQGRRYSDGLHQAIEAKEHVNVQRESKTLATITFQNFFNRYKKKSGMTGTALTEEKEFRNTYGMDAVAIPTNRPVQRIDYDDAVYKSKKEKFNAVVQDIVKTHAKGQPVLVGTITIETSELLSKMLKKEGIKHTVLNAKFHEREAEIVADAGVVGAVTIATNMAGRGTDIKLGEGAKALGGLKIIGTERHESRRIDNQLRGRAGRQGDPGESRFYISLEDDLMRLFGSERLIKIFESMGVPEGEQIEHKMLSNAIEKAQMKIESNNYGMRENLLKYDEVNNEQREVIYEERNKVLEGDNMRDTIMRMINDIVEHAVGIAISEDADAKDWAYTELNELLLPIIPLQPVRYTEDMKGMKKADLMQKLKEEAIKLYEAKEAEFPDLEKIRELERVVLLKAIDNRWTNHIDDMEQLRQGIGLQAYGQRDPLVEYKMSAYDMFDEMITGITEDTVRIMYHVRIEQPVEREPVVKVTGTNKDDSLAREPKRNEEQKIYPNDPCPCGSGKKYKQCHGRMEG, from the coding sequence ATGAACCTGATTGAAAAAATATTTGGAACGCACAGCGATCATGAGCTGAAGAAGATTAGACCAATTGTAGATAAGATCATTGCCATGCAGCCACAGATGGCGGCACTTAGTGATGAAGAATTGAAGGCACAGACACCAAAGTTAAAGGAGCGTTTAGCAAATGGTGAGACCTTAGATGATATTTTGCCAGAGGCATTTGCCACAGTTCGAGAGGCTGCAAAGCGCTCTGTAGGAATGGAGCATTATCCAGTACAGTTGATTGGTGGTATTGTTTTACACCAGGGAAGAATCGCAGAGATGCGAACTGGTGAAGGTAAGACTTTGGTATCAACTTGTCCAGCATACTTAAATGCACTTGCAGGTAAAGGCGTACATATTGTTACTGTCAATGACTATTTGGCTAAGCGTGATGCGGAATGGATGGGCGACATTCATCGATATCTCGGACTGACTGTCGGTGTTGTACTCAATGATATGACCAGTGAACAAAGAAAAGCAGCATATAATTGCGATATTACCTATGTGACAAATAATGAGTTGGGATTTGATTATTTGCGTGATAATATGGCTCTTTATAAGGAACAACAGGTATTGAGAGATTTGGACTATGCGATTATTGATGAGGTCGATTCTGTATTAATTGATGAGGCAAGAACACCATTGATTATTTCGGGACAGTCTTCGAAATCAACCAAGCTCTACGAGGCATGTGATATTTTAGCTCGTCAGCTCGAAAGAGGTGAAGCTAGTGGAGAGTTTACAAAGATGAATGCCATTATGGGCGAGGACATCGAGGAGACGGGAGATTATGTTGTCAATGAAAAGGACAAGGTAGTCAACTTGACACTGGATGGTATTAAAAAAGTAGAAAAATTCTTTAATATTGAAAATCTTGCCGATGCGGATAACTTGGAAATTCAGCACAATATTATTCTTGCTCTTCGTGCACACAGCTTGATGCATAGAGATAAGGATTATGTTGTCAAGGACGGTGAAGTTTTAATTGTCGACGAGTTTACAGGTCGTATTATGCAGGGAAGACGGTATTCCGATGGGCTTCATCAGGCAATTGAGGCGAAGGAGCATGTCAATGTGCAGAGGGAATCAAAGACTTTGGCTACCATTACCTTCCAGAACTTCTTCAATCGCTATAAGAAGAAGTCAGGTATGACAGGTACAGCACTCACGGAGGAAAAGGAGTTTAGAAATACCTATGGCATGGATGCAGTGGCTATTCCAACAAACCGACCAGTGCAAAGAATTGACTATGATGATGCTGTATATAAGAGCAAGAAAGAAAAGTTCAATGCGGTTGTTCAGGACATTGTCAAGACCCACGCAAAAGGTCAGCCAGTGCTTGTTGGTACCATTACGATCGAAACTTCAGAGTTGCTTTCGAAGATGTTAAAGAAAGAGGGAATTAAGCATACCGTGTTGAATGCAAAGTTCCATGAGCGAGAGGCGGAGATTGTTGCCGATGCAGGTGTTGTTGGTGCAGTGACGATTGCCACCAATATGGCAGGTCGTGGTACCGATATTAAGCTTGGTGAAGGGGCAAAGGCTCTTGGCGGTCTGAAAATTATTGGTACAGAAAGACATGAGTCAAGGCGTATTGACAATCAGTTGCGTGGTCGTGCAGGTCGTCAGGGAGATCCTGGTGAGTCAAGATTTTATATCTCACTAGAAGATGATTTGATGAGACTTTTTGGTTCAGAAAGATTAATAAAAATCTTTGAATCTATGGGTGTTCCAGAGGGAGAGCAGATTGAACATAAAATGCTTTCCAATGCCATTGAAAAGGCACAGATGAAGATCGAGAGCAACAACTATGGTATGAGAGAGAACCTGTTAAAGTATGATGAGGTCAATAATGAGCAGCGTGAAGTTATCTACGAGGAGCGAAATAAAGTTCTTGAGGGCGATAATATGCGCGATACCATTATGCGAATGATCAATGATATTGTAGAGCATGCAGTGGGAATAGCTATTTCCGAGGACGCGGATGCAAAGGATTGGGCATACACAGAGCTTAATGAGTTATTGTTGCCAATCATTCCACTTCAGCCAGTGCGTTACACTGAGGACATGAAGGGAATGAAGAAGGCTGATTTGATGCAAAAGTTAAAAGAAGAGGCGATTAAGCTCTATGAGGCCAAGGAGGCAGAATTCCCAGACCTTGAAAAGATTCGTGAGCTTGAGCGTGTCGTTTTATTAAAGGCAATTGACAATCGTTGGACCAATCACATCGACGATATGGAACAGTTGCGTCAAGGTATTGGTCTCCAGGCCTATGGTCAAAGAGATCCTCTTGTTGAGTACAAGATGAGTGCATATGATATGTTTGACGAGATGATTACAGGCATTACAGAGGATACTGTCCGCATTATGTATCATGTCCGCATAGAGCAGCCAGTGGAGAGAGAACCAGTGGTCAAGGTGACAGGAACAAATAAGGACGACTCTTTGGCAAGAGAGCCAAAGAGAAATGAAGAACAAAAGATCTATCCAAATGATCCTTGTCCTTGTGGAAGTGGAAAGAAGTATAAGCAATGCCATGGAAGAATGGAAGGATAG
- a CDS encoding glutamine synthetase III has translation MEEIQSVSEFFGCNVFNDAVMAKYLPKNIYKKLRVTIEEGTELDPSVAEVVAHGMKEWALSRGATHYTHWFQPLTGVTAEKHDSFISAPKNGKVIMEFSGKELTKGEPDASSFPSGGLRATFEARGYTAWDCTSPAFIREDALGVTLYIPTAFCSYKGEALDKKTPLLRSMEAINTQSLRILRLFGNTTSKRVTPSIGAEQEYFIVDKQKYLQRKDLIYTGRTLFGAMPPKGQELEDHYFGAIRERIAAYMNDINHELWKLGVPAKTQHNEVAPAQHELAPVYEQANIATDHNQITMETMKKIAGHHGLTCLLHEKPFAGVNGSGKHDNWSLTTNDGINLLNPGDTPHENVQFLLVLACILQAVDRHADLLRQSASVPGNDHRLGANEAPPAIISVFLGEQLEDVIDQLCSTGEATHSIRGGMLKTGVATLPDFEKDATDRNRTSPFAFTNNKFEFRMVGSSDSISSPNVVLNTIVAESFKEVADELEKAEDFEMAVHDMIKKMLAEHRRIIFNGNGYSDAWVEEAKRRGLPNIKCMVDAIPALTTEKSVKLFEAFGVYTKAELESRAEIEYEAYAKTINIEARTMIDVASKSILPAVIRYNTRLADSIGKIRMACPEANIQVQKGLLIECSALLVQAKAALERLIEVTDEEGTIKDGERRARYCYEVVTVAMEELRTPVDRLEMIVDKDLWPMPSYGDLIFEV, from the coding sequence ATGGAAGAAATCCAGAGCGTATCTGAATTTTTTGGTTGCAATGTATTTAACGACGCAGTGATGGCAAAATACTTGCCAAAAAATATTTATAAGAAATTGAGAGTAACAATTGAAGAAGGTACAGAGCTTGATCCAAGTGTGGCCGAGGTTGTTGCACATGGAATGAAGGAGTGGGCACTTTCTAGAGGAGCAACGCATTATACACATTGGTTTCAACCACTGACTGGCGTGACTGCAGAAAAGCATGATTCCTTTATTTCAGCACCAAAGAATGGCAAGGTGATTATGGAGTTTTCGGGAAAAGAGCTGACCAAGGGAGAGCCAGATGCTTCTAGTTTTCCATCAGGTGGGCTTCGCGCAACATTTGAGGCGAGGGGATATACAGCTTGGGATTGCACTTCTCCTGCATTTATTAGGGAAGATGCTCTTGGTGTGACCTTATATATTCCTACTGCATTTTGTTCCTACAAGGGAGAGGCCTTAGACAAAAAAACTCCTCTTCTTCGCTCTATGGAAGCAATTAACACACAATCACTTCGAATTCTTCGACTCTTTGGAAATACAACATCAAAGCGTGTGACACCATCCATTGGTGCGGAACAAGAGTACTTTATTGTGGACAAACAAAAGTATTTACAAAGAAAGGACTTGATCTATACCGGAAGGACATTATTTGGAGCGATGCCACCAAAAGGGCAAGAATTAGAGGATCATTATTTTGGTGCGATTCGAGAGCGCATTGCAGCCTATATGAATGACATCAACCATGAGTTGTGGAAATTGGGTGTGCCAGCAAAAACTCAGCACAATGAGGTTGCACCTGCACAGCATGAGCTTGCTCCAGTCTATGAGCAGGCCAATATTGCAACAGACCACAACCAAATTACGATGGAGACGATGAAAAAAATTGCTGGTCACCATGGCTTGACCTGCCTATTGCATGAGAAACCATTTGCAGGTGTCAATGGTTCAGGAAAGCATGACAATTGGTCGTTGACAACCAATGATGGTATCAATTTATTAAATCCTGGTGACACGCCACATGAAAATGTACAATTTTTATTGGTGCTTGCTTGTATCTTACAGGCCGTAGATCGCCATGCCGATTTACTTCGCCAATCGGCATCTGTGCCAGGAAATGATCACAGATTGGGGGCAAATGAGGCACCACCAGCAATTATTTCTGTATTCCTTGGAGAGCAGTTGGAAGATGTGATTGATCAGCTTTGTTCGACAGGTGAGGCAACACATTCCATAAGAGGTGGTATGTTAAAGACAGGCGTGGCGACATTGCCAGATTTTGAAAAGGATGCAACTGATCGAAATAGAACTTCACCATTTGCATTTACCAATAATAAGTTTGAATTTCGAATGGTTGGATCTTCAGATTCTATCTCTTCCCCAAATGTTGTACTCAATACCATTGTGGCTGAGAGTTTCAAGGAAGTGGCGGATGAGCTCGAAAAGGCCGAAGATTTTGAGATGGCAGTTCACGACATGATCAAGAAGATGTTGGCAGAGCACCGTCGCATTATCTTTAATGGCAATGGCTATTCCGATGCTTGGGTGGAAGAGGCCAAGAGGCGAGGACTTCCGAATATTAAGTGTATGGTGGATGCCATTCCAGCGCTCACTACAGAAAAGTCTGTAAAGCTTTTTGAAGCTTTTGGTGTGTACACAAAGGCAGAACTTGAATCTCGTGCTGAGATTGAGTATGAAGCCTATGCAAAGACCATTAACATTGAAGCAAGAACAATGATTGATGTGGCAAGTAAATCAATTTTGCCAGCAGTCATTCGCTATAATACAAGACTGGCTGACTCCATTGGAAAGATTAGAATGGCCTGTCCAGAAGCTAATATTCAGGTGCAAAAGGGATTGTTGATTGAATGCTCTGCCTTACTTGTACAAGCAAAGGCAGCACTTGAAAGATTGATTGAAGTGACAGATGAAGAGGGAACCATTAAGGATGGGGAAAGACGAGCAAGATATTGCTATGAGGTTGTCACTGTGGCTATGGAGGAGTTGAGAACTCCTGTTGATCGCTTGGAGATGATTGTAGATAAAGATCTATGGCCAATGCCAAGTTATGGCGACTTGATTTTTGAAGTGTAA
- the fba gene encoding class II fructose-1,6-bisphosphate aldolase, whose protein sequence is MLVSATEMLNKAKEGHYAVGQFNINNLEWTKSILTVAQEMQSPVILGVSEGAGKYMTGFKTVAAMVKAMMEEMKITVPVALHLDHGTYDGCLKCIEAGFSSIMFDGSHFAIDENVTKTTELVAAAHKAGLSIEAEVGSIGGEEDGVIGMGEVADPEECKRIADLGIDFLAAGIGNIHGVYPANWKGLNFEALDKIQAKTGKMPLVLHGGTGIPADMIKKAITLGVAKINVNTECQISFAKATREYIEAGKDLEGKGFDPRKLLKPGADAIMETVREKIELFGSANKA, encoded by the coding sequence ATGTTAGTATCAGCAACAGAAATGCTGAATAAGGCAAAAGAAGGACATTATGCAGTTGGACAGTTCAACATCAACAATCTTGAGTGGACAAAGTCAATTCTTACTGTAGCACAGGAGATGCAGTCACCAGTTATCCTTGGTGTTTCTGAGGGTGCAGGTAAGTATATGACAGGATTTAAGACCGTTGCTGCTATGGTAAAGGCAATGATGGAGGAGATGAAGATTACTGTGCCAGTAGCCCTTCATCTTGATCATGGTACATATGATGGTTGCTTAAAGTGCATTGAAGCTGGCTTTTCATCCATTATGTTTGATGGTTCACACTTTGCTATCGACGAGAATGTTACAAAGACGACAGAGCTTGTAGCAGCAGCTCATAAGGCTGGCTTATCTATCGAGGCTGAGGTTGGATCCATCGGTGGAGAAGAAGATGGCGTTATCGGAATGGGTGAGGTAGCTGATCCAGAAGAGTGCAAGAGAATTGCAGATTTGGGTATTGACTTCCTTGCAGCAGGTATTGGAAATATCCACGGAGTATATCCTGCAAACTGGAAGGGATTAAACTTCGAAGCATTGGATAAGATTCAGGCAAAGACTGGAAAGATGCCACTTGTTTTACATGGTGGTACAGGTATTCCAGCAGATATGATTAAGAAGGCCATCACTCTTGGTGTGGCAAAGATCAATGTAAATACCGAGTGCCAGATTTCATTTGCCAAGGCAACTCGTGAGTACATCGAGGCTGGCAAGGATCTTGAGGGCAAGGGATTTGATCCTAGAAAGCTCTTAAAGCCAGGTGCTGACGCAATTATGGAGACAGTCCGTGAGAAGATTGAGCTCTTTGGTTCAGCAAATAAGGCCTAA
- a CDS encoding threonine synthase — protein sequence MKNIMYSSTRGGEKNLTASQAILKGLADDGGLFMPEEIPTFDFDLYTLVGKSYQETAYEVMKLFLTDYTEEELKSCIQKAYDEKFDTKEIAPLTKADGAYYLELFHGNTIAFKDMALSILPHLLTTAAKKNGVENKIVILTATSGDTGKAAMAGFADVEGTGIIVFYPKGGVSKVQKLQMVTQRGDNTAVVAIHGNFDDAQTGVKKIFGDRAFGEKLAHHGIQLSSANSINIGRLVPQIVYYVYAYAKLVENGEILFGEKINICVPTGNFGNILAAYIGKRMGLPVNKLICASNDNKVLFDFFTTGTYDKKRDFILTSSPSMDILISSNLERLIYLSCGADADVNRQMMQDLATKGEYTITSQMRAFMADFISGYADEKTNAAQIKKLYEDTGYVIDTHTGVASAVYENYRKETRDKTKTVIASTASPYKFSRSVVSAIENIDENMDEWAVVDELQKLSRVAIPAAVEDIKTAPVRHNLECDVDQMENTVADILKM from the coding sequence ATGAAGAATATAATGTATAGCAGTACAAGGGGAGGAGAAAAAAACCTCACTGCATCACAGGCAATTTTAAAGGGATTAGCCGATGATGGTGGTTTGTTTATGCCAGAGGAAATTCCTACTTTTGATTTTGATTTATATACCTTGGTCGGAAAGAGCTATCAAGAGACAGCCTATGAAGTGATGAAATTATTTTTGACTGACTACACAGAGGAAGAATTAAAGTCCTGTATTCAAAAAGCTTATGATGAAAAGTTTGATACAAAGGAAATTGCACCATTGACGAAGGCCGATGGGGCATATTATCTAGAGCTATTCCATGGAAATACGATTGCCTTTAAAGATATGGCTCTTTCGATTTTGCCACATCTTTTGACAACTGCAGCAAAGAAAAATGGTGTGGAGAATAAGATCGTGATTTTGACAGCGACCAGTGGAGATACAGGTAAGGCGGCAATGGCAGGATTTGCTGATGTTGAGGGGACAGGAATTATTGTCTTTTATCCAAAAGGTGGCGTGAGCAAGGTACAAAAATTGCAGATGGTGACTCAGCGTGGAGACAATACAGCTGTTGTTGCCATTCATGGAAATTTTGATGATGCACAGACAGGTGTGAAAAAGATTTTTGGAGACCGTGCATTTGGAGAGAAACTGGCTCATCATGGCATACAGCTTTCAAGTGCAAATTCCATCAATATTGGTCGACTGGTTCCACAGATTGTCTACTATGTTTATGCCTATGCAAAGTTAGTAGAGAATGGTGAGATTTTGTTTGGCGAGAAGATCAATATTTGTGTACCAACAGGAAACTTTGGAAATATTTTGGCAGCATATATTGGAAAGAGAATGGGACTTCCAGTCAATAAACTCATTTGTGCGTCCAATGATAACAAGGTGTTGTTTGATTTCTTTACCACAGGCACCTATGACAAGAAGAGAGATTTTATTTTAACTTCTTCCCCATCTATGGATATTTTGATCTCTAGCAATTTAGAGAGATTGATTTACTTAAGTTGTGGTGCAGATGCTGATGTAAATAGGCAGATGATGCAAGATCTTGCAACTAAGGGAGAGTATACGATAACTTCACAGATGCGTGCATTTATGGCCGATTTTATCAGTGGATATGCAGATGAAAAGACCAATGCAGCTCAGATTAAGAAGCTCTATGAAGATACAGGATATGTGATTGACACGCATACAGGAGTGGCTTCTGCTGTCTATGAAAATTATAGGAAAGAGACTAGGGACAAAACAAAGACTGTTATTGCTTCAACAGCAAGCCCATATAAGTTTTCTCGAAGTGTGGTCAGTGCGATTGAAAACATTGACGAAAATATGGATGAGTGGGCTGTGGTTGATGAGCTTCAAAAGCTCAGTAGAGTAGCAATTCCAGCAGCAGTGGAGGACATTAAGACTGCTCCAGTTCGCCACAATCTTGAATGTGATGTCGATCAAATGGAAAATACTGTGGCAGATATTTTAAAAATGTAG
- a CDS encoding homoserine dehydrogenase, which yields MINVAIMGFGTIGSGVYEVIKHNNEAIKAEIWDDIRVKKILDLKDFKGQEVENLIVHDFNEILNDKEIDIVVETMGGVSPAYEFVKAVLKSGKHAVTSNKALVAARGTELIQVAKENNVNFMFEASVGGGIPVIRTLTKAYAGEKIREITGILNGTTNYILTKMDEDGETFEQALTQAQKLGYAERNPEADVEGFDACRKIAILASLATGKEVDFEEIYTEGISKIEKIDFAYAKLFHGSLKLFGSMKVEKSRLYAYVCPMMITDRHLLYMVRGVYNGIMIEGNMLGKSMLYGSGAGKLPTASAVVADIIASARHKNKNVPMGWGSEKAKVEDIKESTHQYFVRFSGNDTALIEKCKKAFGEVKVLQLEGEDEFAILTGTMKEDDFKQIVEKIPETIKFIRAIL from the coding sequence ATGATTAATGTTGCAATAATGGGATTTGGTACCATTGGTTCAGGTGTTTATGAAGTTATTAAACATAATAATGAGGCAATTAAAGCTGAGATTTGGGATGATATTCGTGTAAAGAAAATTCTTGATTTGAAGGATTTTAAAGGTCAGGAAGTAGAGAATTTAATTGTCCACGATTTCAATGAAATTTTAAACGATAAAGAAATTGATATCGTTGTTGAGACGATGGGTGGAGTGAGCCCAGCCTATGAATTTGTCAAGGCAGTATTAAAGTCTGGAAAACATGCGGTAACCTCGAACAAGGCATTGGTGGCAGCTCGTGGTACAGAGTTGATTCAAGTGGCCAAGGAGAATAATGTAAACTTTATGTTTGAGGCAAGTGTAGGTGGTGGAATTCCTGTTATCCGCACATTAACTAAGGCCTATGCAGGTGAAAAAATTCGAGAGATTACAGGTATCTTAAATGGAACCACCAACTATATTTTGACTAAGATGGATGAAGATGGCGAGACATTTGAGCAGGCACTTACACAGGCACAAAAGCTAGGTTATGCCGAGAGAAATCCTGAGGCAGATGTAGAGGGATTTGATGCCTGCAGAAAGATTGCGATTTTGGCTTCTTTGGCCACAGGCAAGGAAGTGGATTTTGAAGAAATCTACACAGAGGGAATCAGCAAAATTGAGAAAATTGATTTTGCCTATGCGAAATTATTTCATGGTTCATTGAAATTATTTGGTAGTATGAAGGTAGAAAAAAGTCGACTCTATGCGTATGTCTGCCCAATGATGATTACTGACCGTCACTTGCTCTATATGGTTCGAGGTGTGTACAATGGAATTATGATTGAGGGAAATATGCTCGGCAAGAGTATGCTCTATGGAAGTGGAGCAGGAAAACTTCCAACAGCAAGTGCAGTTGTGGCTGATATTATTGCAAGTGCAAGACATAAGAATAAAAATGTGCCAATGGGTTGGGGCAGTGAAAAGGCAAAGGTTGAGGACATCAAGGAGTCCACACATCAGTATTTTGTTCGTTTTAGTGGCAATGATACAGCTTTGATTGAAAAGTGCAAAAAAGCTTTTGGTGAGGTAAAAGTATTGCAACTTGAGGGAGAAGACGAATTTGCTATTCTGACAGGCACAATGAAGGAAGATGACTTTAAGCAGATTGTGGAGAAAATTCCAGAGACCATCAAATTTATTCGTGCAATATTGTAA
- the raiA gene encoding ribosome-associated translation inhibitor RaiA: MRYTITGRNIEVTQGLKDAVEEKLAKLDRYFADDTLAKVSLSVQRADQKIEITIPTKLGLIRAEETTTDMYSSIDLAIDLIEKQIKKYKSKLIDKKQSAQSFSQAFFSETSDDVLDDDALKIVKVKKFAIKPMDPEEAVLQMEMLGHAFFVFLNSETENVNVVYKRKNGTYGIIEPES, encoded by the coding sequence ATGCGTTATACCATTACTGGAAGAAATATTGAGGTTACACAAGGTTTAAAGGATGCCGTTGAAGAAAAGCTTGCTAAGTTAGATCGCTATTTTGCAGATGACACTTTGGCAAAGGTTTCCCTCAGTGTACAAAGAGCTGACCAAAAGATTGAGATCACCATCCCAACAAAATTGGGACTCATTCGTGCTGAAGAGACAACTACCGATATGTATTCCAGCATTGACCTTGCAATCGACTTAATTGAAAAGCAGATTAAAAAGTATAAAAGTAAATTGATTGACAAAAAGCAATCTGCACAGAGCTTTTCACAGGCCTTCTTCTCTGAGACATCTGACGATGTACTCGATGATGATGCACTAAAGATTGTCAAAGTCAAGAAATTTGCAATAAAGCCTATGGACCCTGAAGAAGCCGTTTTACAGATGGAAATGCTCGGTCACGCCTTCTTCGTTTTCCTAAATTCCGAAACCGAGAATGTAAATGTAGTTTACAAGAGAAAGAACGGAACCTATGGAATTATTGAACCTGAGTCATAG
- the prfB gene encoding peptide chain release factor 2 (programmed frameshift) — protein MVELDQFKYKLSSYESTLLEVRDSLDLDSKERRIVELDRAMEEPDFWDNPEQSTKLVKEAKALKDTVEAYRHLESEYEDIGTLIEMGYEENDESLIPEIEQMLNEFVDGVEQMKVQTLLSGPYDRNNAILKLGAGAGGTESCDWCEMLYRMYTRWAQNKGYSLEVLDYLDGDEAGIKSITMKVEGENAYGYLRSEHGVHRLVRISPFNTAGKRQTSFVSCDIMPEMDEDLEVEINPDDLRVDTYRSSGAGGQHINKTSSAVRITHIPTGVVVQCQSQRSQFQNKDVAMQMLKAKLFMLKQQAHVDKLSDIRGDVKDVAWGSQIRSYILQPYTMVKDHRTGCESGNAQAVLDGDIDKFIIAYLTWDSLGRPDGSQQDMGDIE, from the exons GTGGTTGAGTTAGACCAGTTTAAATATAAACTGTCTTCCTATGAAAGTACATTGTTGGAAGTGAGGGATTCACTT GACTTAGATAGTAAGGAAAGAAGAATTGTGGAGTTGGATCGAGCGATGGAAGAGCCAGATTTTTGGGATAATCCAGAACAATCCACAAAACTTGTCAAAGAAGCAAAGGCATTGAAAGATACAGTGGAAGCGTATCGACATTTAGAGAGTGAGTATGAGGACATTGGAACACTGATTGAGATGGGATATGAGGAAAATGATGAGAGTTTAATTCCAGAGATTGAGCAGATGCTCAATGAATTTGTCGATGGTGTGGAGCAAATGAAGGTACAAACTCTATTGAGTGGTCCATATGACCGAAATAATGCCATTTTAAAGCTTGGTGCAGGTGCAGGAGGAACAGAGTCCTGTGACTGGTGCGAGATGCTCTATCGAATGTATACAAGGTGGGCACAGAATAAGGGATATTCTCTGGAAGTGCTTGATTATCTCGATGGTGATGAGGCGGGCATTAAGTCCATTACAATGAAAGTGGAGGGCGAAAATGCCTACGGATATCTTCGCAGTGAACATGGGGTTCATCGCTTGGTACGTATTTCCCCATTTAATACGGCGGGAAAGCGTCAAACATCTTTTGTTTCCTGTGATATTATGCCAGAGATGGACGAAGATCTAGAGGTAGAAATTAATCCTGATGATTTGCGTGTTGATACCTATCGCTCATCTGGTGCAGGTGGACAGCATATTAACAAGACTTCTTCTGCAGTTCGCATCACTCATATTCCTACAGGAGTAGTTGTGCAATGTCAGTCCCAGAGAAGTCAATTCCAAAATAAAGATGTGGCAATGCAGATGCTAAAGGCAAAACTTTTTATGCTCAAACAGCAAGCCCATGTGGATAAGCTGTCGGATATTCGAGGAGATGTCAAGGATGTTGCATGGGGAAGCCAAATTCGTTCCTATATTTTGCAGCCCTATACCATGGTCAAAGATCATCGAACAGGATGCGAGAGTGGCAACGCACAGGCCGTGCTAGACGGAGATATTGATAAATTTATTATTGCCTATTTAACTTGGGATAGTCTGGGAAGACCAGATGGTTCACAGCAGGATATGGGAGATATAGAATAA
- a CDS encoding ACT domain-containing protein gives MEKECKYYVVKEKAIPDVLLRVVEAKRLLNSDKSISVKEAADRTNISRSSFYKYKDDIFPFNDNAKGRTITLAMQIMDEPGLLSDLLHIVAIYHANILTIHQSIPVNGVASISLSVEILQDTGNLSKMVDDIENREGICDVKILARE, from the coding sequence TTGGAGAAGGAATGTAAATACTATGTGGTAAAGGAAAAGGCAATTCCAGATGTGCTTCTTCGAGTCGTAGAAGCAAAGCGTCTATTGAATTCGGACAAGTCCATATCGGTCAAAGAAGCTGCTGATCGAACTAATATCAGTAGAAGTTCGTTTTATAAATATAAAGATGATATTTTTCCATTTAATGATAATGCCAAGGGAAGAACGATTACACTGGCTATGCAGATTATGGATGAACCTGGGTTATTGTCGGATTTATTGCATATTGTGGCAATTTATCATGCCAATATTCTGACCATCCATCAGTCCATTCCGGTCAATGGCGTAGCAAGTATATCTTTGTCCGTAGAAATATTACAAGATACGGGAAATCTATCCAAAATGGTGGATGATATTGAAAACAGAGAAGGTATCTGCGATGTAAAAATATTAGCTAGGGAGTAG